In a single window of the Sulfuricaulis sp. genome:
- the serS gene encoding serine--tRNA ligase has protein sequence MLDPKLLRTNLDEVARQLGRRGYRLDTQALAVLEEKRKKAQVIAQQFQNERNTKSKAIGVAKLKGENSSRLMQEVADIGAALTQSETELEQIQNDINEIVLGIPNIPHASVPDGKDENDNKEIRRWGEPRQFGFTPRDHVDLGAALGMMDFDVATKITGTRFVVMSGALARLHRALIQFMLDLHTREHGYTETYVPYLVNANSLRGTGQLPKFEQDLFALNGEQRYYLIPTAEVPVTNIVRDVIVEAGHMPRKYVCHTPCFRSEAGSYGKDTRGMIRQHQFEKVELVQVVRPQDSYQALEDLTNHAETVLQRLELPYRTVALCTGDMGFSAAKTYDIEVWLPGQKKYREISSCSNFEDFQARRMQARWRNPQTGKPELVHTLNGSALAVGRTLVAILENYQDDKGAIRVPSVLRPYMGAMDKIETAQ, from the coding sequence CCCAAATTACTCCGGACCAACCTCGATGAAGTGGCGCGCCAGCTTGGACGCCGCGGTTACCGGCTGGACACGCAGGCACTGGCCGTGCTCGAAGAAAAACGCAAGAAGGCGCAGGTGATCGCCCAGCAATTCCAGAATGAGCGCAACACAAAATCCAAAGCGATTGGCGTGGCAAAATTGAAAGGGGAGAACAGTTCACGCCTGATGCAGGAGGTAGCGGACATTGGCGCGGCACTCACGCAATCGGAGACTGAGCTCGAACAGATCCAGAATGACATCAACGAAATAGTGCTCGGTATACCCAACATACCCCATGCCAGCGTGCCGGACGGAAAGGATGAGAACGATAACAAGGAGATCCGGCGTTGGGGCGAGCCGCGCCAATTTGGCTTCACGCCAAGAGATCACGTCGATCTGGGCGCGGCGCTGGGCATGATGGATTTCGACGTGGCAACCAAGATCACCGGCACTCGTTTTGTCGTCATGAGCGGTGCTTTGGCGCGCCTGCACCGTGCGCTCATTCAGTTCATGCTCGACCTGCACACGCGCGAGCACGGCTATACCGAGACCTACGTACCCTACCTGGTGAATGCCAACAGCCTGCGTGGTACCGGCCAGCTACCGAAGTTCGAGCAGGATCTGTTTGCCCTGAACGGCGAGCAACGTTATTACCTGATTCCCACAGCGGAAGTGCCCGTGACCAATATTGTCCGCGATGTAATTGTCGAAGCGGGTCACATGCCCAGGAAATATGTTTGTCATACGCCGTGTTTTCGCAGTGAGGCAGGTTCATACGGGAAGGATACGCGCGGGATGATTCGCCAGCATCAGTTCGAAAAGGTGGAACTGGTACAGGTGGTGCGTCCGCAGGATTCCTATCAGGCGCTGGAAGACCTGACGAACCATGCTGAAACTGTTCTGCAACGTCTTGAGCTGCCGTATCGGACAGTGGCATTGTGCACTGGTGACATGGGTTTCTCGGCCGCCAAAACCTACGATATCGAAGTGTGGTTGCCGGGTCAGAAAAAATACCGCGAGATATCCTCGTGCAGCAACTTCGAGGATTTTCAGGCACGACGCATGCAGGCGCGCTGGCGCAATCCGCAGACCGGCAAGCCAGAACTGGTGCATACGCTCAATGGCTCCGCACTCGCGGTTGGGCGCACATTGGTGGCGATTTTGGAGAATTATCAAGATGATAAGGGCGCGATAAGGGTCCCAAGCGTCTTGCGTCCTTATATGGGTGCTATGGATAAAATCGAGACCGCTCAATGA
- a CDS encoding glycosyltransferase — protein MVSRLTSPEATPPPKGLTVDVFIPTYNESANLLRHTLLAATRMEYPHETWLLDDGNRPEMAALAKELGCRYLTRTENINAKAGNLNNALTQSRADFVAVFDADHVPHKDFLNKTLGFFRDEKVSFVQTPQDFYNLDSYQHRRHRRLSYVWTEQSLFFRVIQRGKDYWNAAYFCGSCAVLRRSALESIGGFATGTVTEDLHTSIRLHKKGYKATYYPESLAFGLAPDSVRAFLLQRRRWGQGAMQVWRKEGILFARGLTLPQRLNYLASVLTYFDGWQKAIFYAAPAVVLMTGVMPISALGTDFLLHFIPFYILCFWAYEEAGRGYGGTLLTEQYNMARFATFALATISGFGRHLKFTVTQKVSLEQDKARTVIPQLFVLMLSIAAIIIGAVLWSSQQYLTPGAFWGNVIWASINLGLAGSVVRFTLLRKHRRREYRFPIPLPAFIGKTEEDRVLGLVEDISAAGCRFISENPVTTSRNVNGEIFLPSGRMTFTASISRHEAPVSPAPDRHGKSPEFEKRISRQKLEYGLAFQWKSANDAVQLENFLYGSDLQWRILDLQEGITTPVDWVAGLFTTAKMEKVSGISTGEWLPVIYHQASKGGVQDKFAVLSRTDRTQHTARMIMFEPVPRGSRLEFYIFGQMPRDHVQGKITEVNKLQATTADVYISHVMLDSR, from the coding sequence ATGGTCAGCCGTCTGACCTCGCCTGAGGCCACCCCCCCGCCGAAGGGCCTGACAGTCGATGTGTTCATCCCCACGTATAACGAGAGCGCCAACCTGCTGCGGCATACGCTGTTGGCCGCTACACGCATGGAATATCCGCATGAAACCTGGTTGCTGGATGACGGCAACCGTCCCGAGATGGCGGCCCTGGCCAAGGAACTGGGGTGTCGTTATCTGACGCGGACTGAAAATATCAATGCCAAGGCAGGTAATTTGAATAATGCGTTGACTCAGAGTCGGGCTGATTTCGTAGCGGTATTTGACGCCGACCATGTACCACACAAAGATTTTCTCAATAAGACATTAGGTTTCTTTCGCGACGAAAAGGTGTCGTTCGTTCAGACGCCGCAGGATTTCTACAACCTCGATTCGTACCAGCACCGACGTCACCGGCGGCTGAGTTATGTCTGGACAGAACAATCCCTGTTTTTCCGCGTGATACAGCGCGGGAAGGACTATTGGAACGCCGCTTACTTTTGTGGCAGCTGTGCCGTGCTGCGGCGCAGCGCCCTGGAAAGCATCGGTGGTTTTGCCACCGGTACCGTGACGGAGGATTTGCATACTTCCATTCGCCTCCACAAGAAAGGATACAAGGCGACCTATTACCCGGAGAGTCTGGCATTCGGACTGGCGCCGGATTCCGTACGCGCTTTTTTGTTGCAGAGACGACGGTGGGGGCAGGGCGCCATGCAGGTTTGGCGCAAGGAAGGTATTTTGTTTGCGCGTGGACTTACATTGCCACAGCGTCTGAATTATCTGGCGTCGGTATTAACCTATTTCGACGGCTGGCAAAAAGCCATATTTTACGCGGCGCCGGCGGTGGTGCTGATGACGGGGGTAATGCCGATCAGTGCGCTCGGAACAGATTTCTTGCTGCATTTCATCCCCTTTTATATCTTGTGTTTTTGGGCCTATGAAGAAGCGGGACGCGGTTATGGCGGCACTCTCCTGACAGAGCAATATAATATGGCGCGCTTTGCCACGTTTGCGCTGGCGACCATCAGTGGTTTTGGGCGACACCTGAAGTTCACCGTGACACAAAAAGTCAGTCTGGAGCAGGATAAGGCCCGCACCGTTATTCCGCAGCTATTCGTGTTGATGCTCAGTATCGCTGCGATAATCATCGGGGCAGTCTTGTGGTCGTCGCAGCAGTATCTGACTCCCGGAGCGTTTTGGGGCAATGTTATCTGGGCGAGCATTAACCTCGGGTTGGCCGGGTCGGTAGTACGCTTCACGTTGTTGCGCAAACACCGGAGACGTGAATATCGATTCCCGATCCCTTTGCCGGCCTTCATTGGCAAGACAGAAGAAGACAGAGTGCTCGGTCTGGTCGAGGATATTTCGGCTGCCGGGTGCCGTTTCATATCTGAAAATCCGGTTACCACGAGTCGCAATGTGAACGGCGAAATCTTTCTGCCCAGCGGGCGGATGACGTTCACGGCCAGCATCAGCCGTCACGAAGCGCCAGTGTCGCCGGCCCCGGACCGTCATGGTAAATCACCTGAATTCGAGAAACGTATATCGCGACAAAAACTTGAATATGGCCTGGCATTCCAGTGGAAATCAGCCAACGACGCTGTTCAATTGGAGAATTTTCTCTACGGATCGGATTTGCAATGGCGGATTCTTGATTTGCAAGAAGGCATAACGACCCCGGTTGACTGGGTCGCCGGTCTGTTTACAACTGCAAAAATGGAAAAAGTTTCCGGAATCTCGACAGGCGAGTGGCTCCCGGTAATTTATCACCAAGCCAGCAAGGGCGGCGTGCAAGACAAATTTGCCGTGCTGTCCAGAACAGACAGGACGCAGCATACTGCCAGAATGATCATGTTCGAGCCTGTCCCGAGAGGTTCACGACTCGAATTTTACATTTTTGGCCAGATGCCTCGGGATCACGTGCAGGGAAAAATTACAGAAGTGAACAAATTACAGGCGACAACCGCGGATGTCTATATTTCCCATGTCATGCTGGATTCCAGGTGA
- the bcsS gene encoding cellulose biosynthesis protein BcsS, giving the protein MKRHDCKYLFVPQTVSSMPFVVAILVSISLPWSNQTHAREWLGLTGLELAEQSNTYAFAGVVAPLDSNTALGQGWVQRYWLDWVKYRFDSGGEEVRARAPGFSASLGYQQSNSTGFWAAYAGAGYRDTTLTPDRPAVEVRGSHSSLQLLAELDSRFAKDWRFAGAVQYSAGPDSYWSRAKFLNKLSTVSFWHGIEFVFQGDPDYKAYKIGLVLDELPVGNGVTANFKVGVNKTKGLNTIGYVGIEFVGIFGNK; this is encoded by the coding sequence ATGAAGCGCCATGACTGTAAATATTTATTTGTGCCACAAACGGTATCATCGATGCCGTTTGTTGTTGCCATATTGGTATCGATTAGTTTGCCATGGTCTAATCAAACCCATGCAAGGGAGTGGCTCGGACTAACCGGGCTGGAGTTGGCGGAACAGAGCAATACCTATGCCTTCGCCGGCGTTGTCGCGCCGCTTGATTCAAACACTGCCCTCGGTCAGGGATGGGTGCAGCGTTACTGGCTCGATTGGGTGAAATACCGTTTCGATTCGGGAGGCGAGGAAGTGCGGGCACGGGCACCTGGTTTTTCGGCCTCGCTGGGTTATCAGCAGAGCAATTCCACAGGTTTCTGGGCTGCTTATGCTGGTGCCGGTTATCGAGACACTACCCTGACGCCCGACAGACCCGCTGTAGAAGTGCGTGGCAGCCATAGTTCTTTGCAATTGCTCGCTGAGCTGGACAGTCGCTTTGCCAAAGACTGGCGTTTTGCCGGAGCGGTCCAATATTCTGCCGGGCCGGACAGTTACTGGTCACGTGCCAAGTTTTTGAATAAATTATCAACTGTCTCTTTTTGGCACGGTATAGAGTTCGTTTTCCAGGGCGACCCAGACTATAAAGCCTACAAGATTGGATTAGTCCTCGATGAATTGCCTGTGGGTAATGGTGTTACTGCCAATTTTAAAGTTGGGGTCAATAAAACAAAGGGTCTCAATACTATCGGCTATGTCGGGATAGAGTTTGTAGGTATTTTTGGAAATAAATAA
- the cysG gene encoding siroheme synthase CysG: protein MDFFPIFLNLRKRPCVVIGGGEVASRKIFLLLDAGALVTVFSPALGETIRKWSDEGKIKHVAQEFHPEMLEGCVLVIAATDDASVNRQVSEAAKARGIPVNVVDQPDLCTFIMPSIIDRSPITIAVSTGGRSPVLARLIRARLESMIPAGYGRLAGQVTTFREKVKQTFKHPPRRRQFWEEVLQGRIAELVYSGQDKAAEKALQERIDSADGNKPRIGEVYLVGGGPGDPDLLTFRALRLMQQADVVVYDRLVSPAVLELVRRDAERIYAGKERDNHALPQEDINHLLVRLAKEGKCVVRLKGGDPFIFGRGGEEIDTLAAEGIPFQVVPGITAAAGCAAYAGIPLTHRDYAQSVVFVTGHLQDGTVNLNWKALVQPDQTIVFYMGLHGVESICRELIKHGLPANMPAALVQQGTTRNQRVLTGDLSSLPEIVKQAKVKPPTLIIVGEVIKLHEKLKWFHPTPASGDQ from the coding sequence ATGGATTTTTTCCCAATTTTCCTCAATCTCAGGAAACGTCCCTGTGTCGTCATCGGGGGTGGAGAGGTAGCGTCACGTAAAATATTCCTGTTACTGGATGCCGGGGCGCTGGTCACCGTATTTTCCCCGGCTCTCGGTGAGACAATTCGCAAATGGTCGGATGAGGGAAAGATCAAGCATGTTGCACAGGAATTCCACCCAGAGATGCTGGAGGGGTGCGTGCTCGTGATTGCGGCAACAGACGACGCCTCGGTCAACCGCCAGGTTTCCGAGGCCGCCAAGGCGCGCGGTATCCCGGTGAATGTCGTGGATCAACCGGATCTGTGTACGTTCATCATGCCATCCATCATTGACCGATCGCCTATTACCATAGCGGTTTCCACCGGAGGACGTTCTCCTGTTTTGGCGCGCCTGATCCGCGCGCGCCTGGAATCGATGATCCCCGCCGGTTACGGCAGACTGGCCGGGCAGGTGACCACATTTCGTGAAAAGGTCAAACAGACATTCAAACATCCGCCACGTCGCCGGCAGTTCTGGGAAGAAGTGTTACAGGGTCGCATCGCTGAGCTGGTTTATTCGGGGCAGGACAAGGCCGCGGAGAAAGCGCTGCAGGAGAGAATTGATTCTGCCGACGGGAATAAGCCCCGGATCGGCGAGGTATACCTGGTTGGTGGAGGCCCGGGAGACCCCGATTTGCTGACTTTTCGCGCGCTGCGGTTGATGCAGCAGGCGGATGTGGTTGTCTACGACCGGTTGGTGTCGCCAGCCGTGCTGGAGTTGGTGCGGCGCGATGCCGAACGCATTTACGCCGGTAAGGAGCGCGATAATCATGCGCTTCCGCAGGAGGACATCAATCACCTGCTGGTGCGGCTGGCAAAAGAAGGCAAGTGCGTGGTGCGGCTCAAGGGTGGCGACCCCTTCATCTTTGGCCGCGGTGGTGAGGAAATTGACACGCTGGCAGCCGAAGGCATTCCGTTCCAGGTGGTGCCCGGTATCACTGCCGCCGCTGGATGTGCGGCTTACGCCGGTATTCCCCTCACTCACCGCGACTATGCCCAGTCAGTCGTGTTTGTGACCGGGCATTTGCAGGATGGCACCGTCAATCTGAACTGGAAGGCGTTGGTGCAACCGGACCAGACCATCGTCTTTTATATGGGTCTGCATGGCGTTGAATCAATCTGCCGCGAGCTGATCAAACATGGCCTGCCGGCGAACATGCCGGCGGCACTGGTGCAGCAGGGCACCACACGCAATCAGCGGGTGCTGACCGGCGATCTGAGCAGTCTTCCGGAAATCGTGAAGCAGGCCAAGGTCAAACCACCGACGCTGATTATTGTCGGCGAGGTTATCAAGCTGCACGAGAAATTGAAGTGGTTCCATCCGACGCCTGCCAGCGGAGACCAGTGA